In Bacillota bacterium, one genomic interval encodes:
- a CDS encoding KaiC domain-containing protein, with the protein MSQRKGEIIEEGVISLAEAGKRAPKLYGVESGVEGLDNLFYVTNVVDGKPVKVPLGGYPAYSVVNLTGVADTGKTLMVEQFAVKQASLGNNIGFLTVETPGPFVAYALKIRANAMGVPYDLIEDKIIIIDAASYTRLREDLMTLFNTLAYAIKEYSINHFVIDAITGFFEEQEMLARGIVRRFFNFMKKWYQTAIFVSQKRSGHELLTAEAAGGFAVSHIVDCSIVLAKIIIENRNQERLYRAPIGETVRLFRIDGCRLCGHDTSTHIMEILETGLVRIGPSLREIAARS; encoded by the coding sequence GTGAGTCAAAGAAAAGGAGAAATAATTGAGGAAGGAGTAATAAGTTTAGCTGAAGCTGGTAAAAGAGCGCCTAAGCTTTATGGAGTAGAATCAGGCGTTGAGGGACTTGATAATTTGTTTTATGTTACTAACGTAGTGGATGGAAAGCCTGTAAAGGTTCCTCTTGGAGGATATCCAGCCTATTCAGTTGTAAATCTTACAGGTGTAGCCGATACCGGAAAAACATTAATGGTTGAGCAATTCGCGGTAAAGCAGGCAAGCTTAGGTAACAATATTGGCTTTCTAACTGTGGAGACACCAGGCCCCTTTGTTGCTTATGCCTTAAAAATTAGAGCTAATGCAATGGGCGTTCCCTATGATCTTATCGAAGATAAGATCATAATTATTGATGCAGCTTCTTATACGAGGCTTCGAGAAGATTTAATGACTCTTTTTAACACTTTAGCCTATGCAATAAAGGAATATTCAATAAATCATTTTGTTATTGATGCAATAACTGGTTTTTTTGAAGAGCAAGAAATGTTAGCTCGAGGTATAGTTAGGCGCTTCTTTAACTTTATGAAAAAGTGGTATCAAACAGCAATATTTGTTTCTCAAAAAAGATCAGGTCATGAACTTCTTACGGCAGAGGCTGCAGGTGGTTTTGCTGTCTCCCACATCGTAGATTGTTCAATTGTTTTGGCAAAGATAATTATTGAAAACAGGAATCAGGAAAGGTTATATAGGGCACCAATTGGTGAAACAGTAAGGCTTTTCAGGATTGATGGCTGCAGGTTATGTGGCCACGATACAAGCACCCATATCATGGAAATATTAGAGACGGGTCTTGTAAGGATTGGGCCATCTCTAAGGGAAATTGCAGCAAGAAGCTAA
- a CDS encoding ribonuclease HI family protein, which yields MTKSKHKKLIIFTDGAARGNPGPAGAGSLIIDPEGHVLAEMSEYLGETTNNVAEYTALILALEKASKFNAEEIEIRSDSELLVRQLSGEYKVKNEGLKPLVERVRSLLSGYKRVGVKHIYRSENARADVLANEAIDKFKKGEKREFRLGDIPEQGSLF from the coding sequence ATGACTAAGAGCAAACACAAAAAACTAATCATCTTTACTGATGGCGCAGCACGTGGTAATCCTGGGCCAGCGGGCGCAGGTTCTCTGATAATCGATCCGGAGGGACATGTTCTTGCAGAAATGTCCGAGTACTTGGGTGAGACAACGAATAATGTCGCTGAGTACACGGCGCTTATACTAGCGCTCGAGAAAGCCTCGAAGTTCAATGCAGAAGAAATTGAAATTCGCTCTGATAGCGAATTGCTTGTAAGGCAACTATCCGGTGAGTATAAGGTTAAAAATGAAGGGCTAAAACCACTAGTTGAGAGGGTAAGATCGCTTCTATCAGGATATAAAAGGGTCGGCGTAAAGCATATCTACAGGAGCGAGAACGCGCGCGCTGATGTGCTTGCAAATGAGGCGATAGATAAGTTTAAAAAAGGTGAAAAAAGGGAGTTTAGGTTGGGGGATATTCCTGAACAGGGAAGTTTATTTTAG
- a CDS encoding Nif3-like dinuclear metal center hexameric protein yields the protein MKTATVSQIMGIVDSIAPGYLRSEGDNVGLHVGDPNSSVNRLLVTLEVIPEVINEARDKGAQMILSHHPLIYKSLSRVLATDDVGGLVTKLIKSDISLLVAHTNLDRAKDGVSDVLARALGLQDIEVLLEARDIAMYKLVVFVPKENIDEMIAALGNAGAGIIGDYSHCSFRTEGTGTFYPMLGAQPYLGKVGELNQVDEYRLEVLVSPDKIERVVQTMLAIHPYEEVAYDIYQVKNAPAGVGFGRIGNLAKPRKLGELADTWCDILESNLKISGDRDKIVKRVAVCGGSGGELIPIAKASGADVYVTGDVKYHAAHAAKAIGLAIVDAGHGETERLVVPELAKRLQQLIYGSGLTVEVLVSDINTSPWNKD from the coding sequence GTGAAGACGGCAACTGTATCGCAAATAATGGGGATTGTCGATAGCATTGCCCCCGGCTATTTAAGATCTGAGGGGGATAATGTTGGTCTTCACGTGGGCGATCCCAACAGCTCAGTCAATAGGCTCTTGGTAACGCTTGAGGTTATACCAGAGGTTATAAACGAAGCTCGGGATAAAGGTGCGCAGATGATTCTCTCGCATCATCCCCTAATCTATAAGAGCCTAAGTCGCGTTTTAGCTACTGATGATGTCGGTGGGCTGGTAACCAAACTGATTAAATCTGATATATCTCTGCTTGTTGCCCATACCAATCTTGATAGAGCAAAAGATGGCGTAAGCGATGTTCTTGCCCGCGCTCTTGGTTTGCAGGATATTGAAGTCTTGCTTGAGGCTCGTGATATCGCGATGTATAAGCTGGTGGTCTTTGTCCCAAAAGAGAACATCGATGAGATGATAGCAGCTCTGGGAAATGCGGGGGCAGGTATCATCGGCGATTACAGCCACTGTAGTTTTAGGACAGAAGGAACAGGCACTTTTTACCCGATGCTTGGGGCACAACCTTACCTTGGCAAGGTTGGCGAGCTAAACCAGGTTGATGAATATCGCCTCGAGGTTTTGGTGAGTCCTGACAAGATTGAAAGAGTAGTACAGACGATGCTTGCCATCCACCCATATGAAGAGGTGGCCTACGACATCTACCAGGTAAAAAACGCTCCTGCCGGAGTAGGATTTGGCAGGATAGGGAACTTGGCGAAACCAAGAAAGCTTGGTGAACTAGCAGATACTTGGTGCGATATACTAGAAAGCAACCTTAAAATATCCGGAGATAGAGATAAAATTGTTAAGAGGGTTGCGGTTTGTGGTGGAAGTGGTGGTGAGCTTATCCCAATTGCAAAGGCATCCGGAGCCGATGTGTACGTTACGGGTGACGTTAAATATCACGCGGCGCATGCTGCAAAAGCAATCGGGCTGGCAATTGTTGATGCAGGGCACGGCGAGACCGAAAGGTTAGTTGTGCCGGAGCTTGCCAAAAGGTTGCAACAATTAATTTACGGGTCAGGCTTGACCGTGGAAGTTTTGGTATCGGACATTAACACAAGCCCATGGAACAAGGATTAA
- a CDS encoding DUF6531 domain-containing protein — MESFWSYYSKDLGTGWKYLINTFTGNLVIQKGLVSIPGRGTGLGEGLVYNSLSTQAGVVGVGWQLTSDLFVKENADGSVTFKDGDATNHRFTKNADGTYTAPDGINLKLTKVDAATFTIKDQANNVFRFQNGLLVSIKDEKGNTTSFSYDASSRLSVVTDPSGRKLSYYYGANGKLASITDPANRTISFGYDASARLISVTDPKGGATRFAYDGSNRMISITDANGRITSFVYDASGRTVKVKDARSNQSKEYATTLAYDTSLLKTTITDPAGKSVTYTHNSTGNAVEVKSAAEETDYSWDKNDLVSITDASGSTSASYDANGNVTSISDTINSNANAKTSISYDGANNPTTVTDPNNNQVTAKYDLSSNKLSSSNLARKEADANTYDSYGNLTSATEPGAPTYNFLQNGSFEWTDSYGRPQFWTRGGATSAISVDKTVAFYGNASVRIKSLSQTIAYLYSREVSVVAGQKLTLSVPIKMEGVSGAGGVDAGIEYYDANWNYVGSDYTDLYLGTGTDKLMIASTAPTGAVYAIVVLELWNASGTVWFDGAQLESPVNSTEGHILTRFDYVENSSFEAGGTY; from the coding sequence GTGGAGAGTTTCTGGAGCTACTATAGCAAGGATTTAGGCACCGGCTGGAAGTACTTGATAAACACCTTTACCGGCAACCTGGTTATCCAGAAGGGCCTGGTAAGTATTCCTGGAAGAGGAACTGGTCTTGGTGAAGGGCTGGTTTACAACTCGCTATCGACTCAGGCCGGGGTGGTTGGAGTCGGCTGGCAGCTTACAAGCGATCTCTTTGTTAAAGAAAACGCCGATGGCAGCGTAACTTTTAAGGACGGGGATGCAACCAACCACAGGTTTACTAAAAATGCAGACGGAACCTATACGGCCCCTGACGGTATCAACCTTAAATTAACCAAAGTCGATGCGGCGACATTTACCATCAAAGATCAAGCCAACAACGTTTTCCGATTTCAGAATGGCTTGCTGGTTAGTATTAAAGACGAGAAGGGAAACACGACTTCGTTTAGCTATGATGCAAGCAGCCGACTGAGCGTAGTCACCGACCCATCTGGCAGGAAACTCAGCTACTACTATGGCGCAAACGGCAAACTGGCCAGCATCACCGATCCGGCAAACAGGACCATATCATTTGGCTACGATGCGAGCGCAAGGCTTATCTCTGTTACCGACCCTAAGGGTGGCGCAACCCGCTTTGCCTATGATGGGTCAAACAGGATGATAAGTATAACTGATGCCAACGGCCGCATCACTTCTTTTGTCTATGATGCAAGCGGCAGGACAGTAAAGGTAAAAGATGCCAGGTCTAACCAATCCAAGGAATATGCGACAACACTCGCCTATGACACGAGCCTTCTTAAGACCACGATAACCGACCCTGCCGGAAAAAGCGTCACCTATACCCATAACTCGACAGGAAACGCAGTTGAGGTTAAAAGCGCAGCTGAGGAGACCGATTACAGCTGGGATAAAAACGATCTCGTCAGCATCACCGATGCCAGCGGCTCAACGAGTGCGAGCTATGACGCTAACGGCAACGTAACATCTATCTCTGACACGATTAACTCCAACGCAAATGCCAAGACCAGCATTTCATACGATGGGGCGAACAACCCGACGACCGTAACCGACCCAAACAACAACCAGGTAACGGCAAAGTACGACTTAAGCTCCAATAAGCTTTCATCTTCCAATCTGGCAAGAAAAGAGGCTGATGCCAACACCTATGACTCATACGGCAACCTAACGTCTGCCACTGAGCCGGGTGCACCAACGTACAACTTCTTGCAAAACGGAAGCTTTGAGTGGACGGATTCCTATGGAAGGCCGCAGTTCTGGACCCGGGGTGGGGCTACCTCGGCTATCAGTGTGGACAAGACAGTTGCGTTTTACGGCAATGCATCTGTTAGGATTAAAAGCCTGAGTCAGACAATCGCGTATCTCTACAGCCGTGAAGTAAGTGTAGTAGCAGGGCAGAAGCTTACCTTAAGCGTGCCCATCAAGATGGAGGGCGTCTCTGGCGCAGGCGGTGTGGATGCGGGCATCGAGTACTACGATGCCAACTGGAACTACGTGGGAAGCGACTATACCGACCTTTATCTTGGCACCGGCACCGACAAGCTCATGATCGCATCAACCGCTCCAACGGGCGCCGTTTATGCCATCGTTGTTCTTGAGCTTTGGAACGCAAGCGGAACCGTCTGGTTTGACGGAGCGCAGCTTGAGTCCCCGGTAAACAGCACCGAGGGGCATATCTTAACCAGGTTCGACTACGTTGAAAATTCCAGCTTTGAGGCAGGGGGAACCTACTGA
- a CDS encoding cation diffusion facilitator family transporter: protein MIWVKPQQYFIEVSGLDSHPRYNSIRTTLILVLILNLAVALTKAGYGYLTNSVSMLADGFHSLFDGTSNVIGLAGIYIASKPADLTHPYGHAKYETIASLGIGVLLSVTAIEIFMSAYHRIFSGTIPEVTTASFVIMLITMAINLSVTTYEGRRGKQLKSELLISDAKHTRSDIYVSLSVIASLVAVKLGFPLVDVVIAFIIAGIIGYMAISVFKESSDVLCDARVIENHEIHAVVSKISGVHESHAIRTRGKKSEVYVDLHIVVDPKLNVDKAHDIASKVEEEVKKSFPDITDVLVHVEPHEH from the coding sequence ATGATTTGGGTAAAACCTCAACAGTATTTTATAGAGGTGTCAGGTTTGGACTCTCATCCAAGGTACAATAGCATTCGAACGACGCTCATACTCGTACTTATACTAAACCTTGCAGTTGCACTGACAAAAGCAGGATACGGCTACCTGACTAATTCGGTAAGCATGCTTGCCGATGGGTTTCACTCTCTCTTCGACGGAACTTCAAATGTTATTGGACTTGCAGGAATTTATATTGCTTCTAAGCCGGCCGATCTAACCCATCCATACGGCCATGCAAAATACGAAACAATCGCCTCTTTAGGCATTGGCGTGCTCTTGTCAGTTACTGCTATCGAGATATTTATGTCCGCTTATCACCGAATTTTTAGCGGGACAATACCAGAAGTTACAACAGCAAGCTTTGTGATAATGCTAATAACTATGGCAATAAATTTGAGCGTCACGACTTATGAAGGAAGACGGGGTAAACAGCTCAAGAGCGAGCTTCTTATATCAGATGCAAAGCACACACGAAGCGATATTTATGTTTCTTTATCGGTCATTGCAAGTCTAGTTGCGGTAAAGCTAGGGTTTCCGCTAGTCGACGTGGTAATTGCATTTATTATTGCCGGTATTATTGGTTATATGGCTATATCTGTGTTTAAAGAAAGCTCCGATGTACTATGCGATGCTCGGGTGATTGAAAATCACGAAATACACGCAGTTGTGTCTAAAATTAGCGGTGTTCATGAAAGCCACGCCATAAGAACGCGGGGCAAAAAGAGCGAAGTATATGTAGACTTACATATAGTGGTCGATCCCAAACTTAACGTCGATAAGGCACATGACATTGCAAGCAAAGTAGAAGAAGAAGTTAAGAAGTCCTTCCCGGATATTACCGATGTTCTGGTTCACGTTGAACCGCATGAACATTAG